A part of Halobacillus shinanisalinarum genomic DNA contains:
- the murA gene encoding UDP-N-acetylglucosamine 1-carboxyvinyltransferase, whose translation MDKIIVRGGRQLNGTVRAEGAKNAVLPVIAASIIASEGKSVLHDVPPLADVYTINEVIRHMNADVNMKNRSVTIDASNQLTTEAPIEYVRKMRASVLVLGPLLARYGHAKVALPGGCAIGSRPLDQHLKGFEAMGAEVTVGNGSIEAHVNGRLQGAKIYLDVPSVGATENIIMAAALAEGRTVLENCAKEPEIVDLANFLNKMGARIVGAGTETIRIDGVDKLYGATHTIIPDRVEAGTFMVAAAISGGNVLVQGAMHEHLRSVISKMEEMGVTIEEEEDGLRVIGPKQLKATDIKTMPHPGFPTDMQSQMMALMLSATGTSVITETVFENRFMHVEEFRRMNAKMKIEGRSVIVEGPSALQGAEVQATDLRAGAALILAGLVAEGYTRVTELKHLDRGYVDFTEKLAQLGADIERVNEEESYVEESEPSESVSTL comes from the coding sequence TTGGATAAAATCATCGTCCGTGGTGGAAGGCAGCTTAATGGCACTGTAAGAGCTGAAGGTGCAAAGAATGCCGTACTGCCTGTCATCGCAGCAAGTATAATTGCAAGTGAAGGGAAAAGTGTTTTACACGACGTCCCGCCATTAGCGGATGTTTACACGATTAATGAAGTCATTAGACATATGAATGCAGATGTAAATATGAAAAACCGATCAGTAACCATTGACGCTTCTAATCAATTAACAACAGAAGCTCCTATAGAATATGTTCGTAAAATGAGAGCGTCTGTACTCGTGTTGGGACCGCTATTGGCCCGCTATGGTCACGCAAAGGTCGCTTTACCAGGAGGGTGTGCAATCGGCTCACGTCCGCTTGATCAACACCTAAAGGGTTTTGAAGCAATGGGCGCCGAAGTAACTGTTGGTAACGGATCAATTGAAGCTCACGTAAACGGTCGTTTGCAGGGAGCCAAGATTTACTTGGACGTACCTAGTGTAGGAGCTACAGAGAACATCATTATGGCTGCTGCACTGGCAGAAGGAAGAACAGTCCTTGAGAATTGTGCTAAAGAGCCTGAGATTGTTGATCTTGCTAACTTCTTGAACAAAATGGGGGCACGTATTGTTGGTGCAGGTACTGAAACAATCCGTATTGATGGAGTCGATAAACTTTATGGTGCGACCCACACCATCATCCCAGACCGAGTAGAAGCAGGAACCTTTATGGTAGCTGCAGCGATATCGGGTGGTAATGTGCTCGTACAAGGAGCCATGCATGAGCATTTACGCTCAGTAATTTCCAAAATGGAAGAAATGGGTGTAACGATCGAGGAAGAGGAGGATGGGCTTCGTGTTATTGGTCCGAAACAGCTGAAAGCAACGGACATTAAAACGATGCCACACCCTGGTTTCCCGACAGATATGCAATCGCAAATGATGGCACTCATGTTAAGCGCAACGGGCACAAGTGTCATCACAGAAACTGTTTTTGAAAATCGCTTCATGCATGTGGAAGAATTCAGGCGCATGAATGCGAAGATGAAGATAGAAGGCCGCAGCGTTATTGTTGAAGGACCTTCAGCCCTTCAAGGTGCTGAAGTGCAAGCCACCGATTTAAGAGCAGGTGCTGCCCTTATCTTAGCTGGTCTTGTAGCTGAGGGCTATACACGTGTAACAGAATTGAAGCATCTGGATCGAGGGTATGTTGATTTTACTGAAAAACTTGCCCAACTCGGTGCTGACATTGAACGTGTAAACGAAGAGGAATCTTACGTGGAAGAATCCGAGCCAAGCGAATCAGTATCGACATTATAA
- a CDS encoding F0F1 ATP synthase subunit gamma, giving the protein MASLRDIKGRITSTKKTKQITKAMEMVSASKLNRAEQNAKQFVPYSEKIQEVVAGIAAGGGVTSHPMLESREVKRTGYVVITSDRGLAGAYNSSVLRKVYQEIKQRHSSTDEYTLITLGRVGRDFFKKRNMPVDKEITGISDQPDFADISDIASETVQLYTDGEVDQLYLYYNHYVSAITQEVTEKKALPLTDLGSQTKGASSSYEYEPSQEEILEVLLPQYAESLIYGALLDGKASEHAARMTAMKSATDNADDLIGDLSLSYNRARQAAITQEITEIVGGAAALE; this is encoded by the coding sequence GTGGCATCCCTTAGAGATATTAAAGGTCGGATTACTTCAACGAAAAAAACAAAGCAGATTACGAAAGCGATGGAAATGGTTTCTGCCTCCAAGCTGAACCGTGCCGAGCAGAATGCGAAACAATTTGTTCCTTATAGTGAAAAGATTCAAGAAGTCGTAGCGGGTATCGCTGCAGGCGGTGGTGTAACTTCACATCCTATGCTTGAATCACGGGAAGTGAAGCGTACAGGATACGTGGTCATCACATCAGATCGAGGACTGGCAGGAGCCTACAACAGTAGTGTTTTGCGAAAAGTGTACCAGGAAATTAAGCAGCGTCACAGTTCTACTGACGAATACACTTTGATCACACTTGGACGCGTCGGGCGTGACTTTTTCAAAAAACGTAATATGCCAGTGGATAAAGAAATTACTGGGATCTCTGACCAGCCTGATTTTGCCGATATAAGCGATATTGCATCGGAAACGGTTCAACTTTATACAGACGGCGAAGTTGATCAGCTATACCTTTATTACAATCACTATGTCAGTGCGATTACTCAAGAAGTAACCGAGAAAAAAGCGCTGCCATTGACTGATTTAGGCAGTCAAACCAAAGGAGCCTCAAGCTCATATGAGTACGAACCAAGCCAGGAAGAAATCTTGGAAGTTCTGCTGCCGCAATATGCAGAAAGCTTGATCTACGGTGCATTGCTCGATGGTAAAGCAAGTGAGCATGCCGCTCGCATGACGGCGATGAAGAGTGCAACGGATAATGCCGATGATCTTATTGGCGACCTTTCACTTTCCTACAACCGTGCCCGTCAAGCAGCCATTACCCAGGAGATTACCGAAATCGTCGGCGGTGCAGCTGCCCTCGAATAG
- a CDS encoding DUF1146 family protein — protein MDQFLLQDALLSMTSHIIFIIITWKVLQAVNLDAFFRKGRIFEIRVLMILITIAIATSVSNFFLDLISWSNSLVYLF, from the coding sequence ATGGATCAGTTTCTACTGCAAGACGCACTCCTCAGCATGACCTCTCATATTATCTTTATTATCATCACATGGAAGGTTCTGCAGGCAGTAAACTTGGATGCGTTTTTCCGAAAAGGGCGTATCTTTGAGATCAGAGTGTTAATGATACTTATTACTATCGCCATCGCTACATCTGTCAGTAACTTCTTTCTTGACCTCATTAGCTGGTCAAATAGTCTAGTTTACTTGTTTTAG
- a CDS encoding YwmB family TATA-box binding protein → MKILMTCLLSLTILAGVHPQETAKGHIDLSPLLELEAFAEDEQLDIREYKIVLKESIKTANVEEMKQQINEYLPHANVIEEDSNLARKFIFTNGQKNSNFTETFTVIVPKDKTVSSDVVYSLTAGGTQGLAQQQIKQQINELKSRIFSKDVTLYTCLKAEAGGIIDDVLIYQKFKKALNITTIEAATEESWTSRSGYTPRWSQAIPLPNGAMNVQFATRTLGGRTTITIGTPIITAEY, encoded by the coding sequence ATGAAGATACTAATGACATGTTTACTATCACTAACAATATTGGCAGGTGTTCATCCGCAAGAAACAGCTAAGGGACATATTGATCTTTCGCCGTTACTAGAGTTGGAAGCTTTTGCTGAAGATGAGCAGCTAGACATTAGAGAATACAAGATTGTATTGAAAGAATCTATTAAAACAGCTAACGTAGAAGAAATGAAGCAGCAAATCAATGAATATCTTCCGCATGCGAATGTGATAGAAGAGGATTCTAATCTCGCTCGTAAATTTATCTTTACAAACGGTCAAAAAAACTCTAATTTTACCGAAACATTTACAGTGATCGTGCCCAAAGACAAGACTGTTTCATCTGATGTAGTTTACTCGCTTACTGCTGGGGGTACACAAGGATTAGCGCAACAGCAAATCAAACAGCAAATTAATGAGTTAAAGTCACGGATTTTTTCAAAAGATGTCACTTTATACACTTGTCTCAAAGCAGAGGCTGGTGGTATTATTGATGATGTTTTAATCTATCAAAAATTCAAAAAAGCACTCAATATAACAACGATCGAAGCAGCCACCGAAGAAAGCTGGACTAGCAGATCCGGCTACACACCAAGGTGGAGCCAAGCCATTCCATTACCCAATGGAGCAATGAATGTCCAATTCGCTACCCGTACATTGGGCGGTCGAACAACCATTACAATTGGCACACCTATCATAACTGCTGAATATTAA
- the spoIID gene encoding stage II sporulation protein D, with protein sequence MKKRHRIGIAVMSSIFAGIILIPTVIVVPFMGSNDTAQVQETQAQAAGEEEVTTELAASLSPFSIHVLRSETDKVEEVPLETYVSRVVASEMPVSFELEALKAQALAARTYITRHLSQGGPASKKADVTDTTQHQVYKNDKELRDLWGDKYVENISKINKAVEETAGEIITYKQQPIEAAFFSTSNGYTENSEDYWKHEIPYLKSVESPWDKASPKFNDQKIIALSGLESALGVDVTPSLSNLKLTKTAGGRVDQITIGSETFSGRKIREAFNLQSSDFTMEQKNDHIIFTTQGFGHGVGMSQYGANGMAKAGKSYKEIIQHYYQNTEISPMSKQTAALTTAKQTVN encoded by the coding sequence ATGAAAAAAAGGCATCGAATCGGAATCGCGGTAATGAGCAGTATTTTTGCAGGAATTATTTTGATCCCGACAGTAATCGTTGTACCATTTATGGGGTCAAATGACACAGCACAAGTCCAAGAAACGCAAGCCCAAGCAGCAGGAGAGGAAGAAGTCACGACGGAGCTTGCAGCTAGTCTATCTCCCTTTTCTATTCATGTATTAAGGAGTGAGACGGATAAAGTCGAAGAGGTTCCTCTAGAGACATACGTTTCAAGAGTAGTGGCGTCAGAAATGCCTGTCAGCTTCGAACTCGAAGCCTTGAAAGCTCAAGCTCTCGCGGCTCGAACGTATATCACGCGACACCTAAGCCAAGGAGGTCCTGCCTCAAAAAAAGCGGATGTTACGGATACTACGCAGCACCAAGTGTACAAAAATGACAAGGAGCTTCGTGATTTATGGGGAGATAAGTATGTGGAAAACATAAGTAAAATTAATAAAGCTGTTGAAGAAACAGCAGGTGAAATTATCACCTATAAACAACAGCCGATTGAAGCCGCCTTTTTCTCAACTAGCAATGGGTACACAGAAAATTCCGAGGACTATTGGAAGCATGAGATCCCTTATTTGAAAAGTGTCGAAAGCCCATGGGATAAAGCATCACCGAAGTTCAATGATCAGAAAATCATCGCCCTAAGCGGACTGGAATCTGCCCTTGGGGTCGACGTGACACCATCCCTTTCCAATTTAAAGCTGACTAAGACAGCAGGCGGACGCGTAGATCAAATAACTATTGGAAGCGAAACGTTCTCCGGCAGAAAAATACGAGAAGCTTTCAACTTGCAATCTAGTGATTTTACAATGGAACAAAAAAATGACCACATCATCTTTACAACACAAGGGTTTGGCCACGGTGTGGGCATGAGCCAATATGGAGCCAACGGTATGGCTAAAGCGGGCAAATCTTACAAAGAGATTATTCAGCACTACTATCAAAATACTGAAATCTCGCCAATGAGCAAACAAACCGCCGCCCTTACAACCGCTAAGCAGACAGTGAATTAA
- the spoIIID gene encoding sporulation transcriptional regulator SpoIIID, translating to MHDYIKERTIRTGEYIVETKKTVRVIAKEFGVSKSTVHKDLTERLPEINADLAKQVKTILDHHKEIRHLRGGEATRMKYRTVIEEAPAEPTH from the coding sequence GTGCATGACTACATCAAAGAACGGACAATCAGGACCGGGGAGTACATTGTCGAAACGAAGAAAACGGTAAGAGTTATTGCCAAAGAATTCGGTGTATCGAAAAGTACCGTACACAAAGATTTAACAGAACGTCTGCCAGAAATTAATGCTGATTTAGCCAAGCAAGTAAAAACGATTCTTGATCATCACAAGGAAATTCGACACCTAAGAGGTGGAGAAGCCACGCGTATGAAGTATCGAACTGTTATTGAAGAAGCGCCTGCAGAGCCTACCCACTAA
- a CDS encoding F0F1 ATP synthase subunit delta, whose translation MSDNTIIAKRYATALFQLGQEQSKLDVIETELRALHVIFKGNKGLVQFLKHPRLTVDEKKQLLSDSLKDFSKETVHTLMLLIDRHREEIMIDMIDHFILKMNDLKGIADATVYSVSELSDVEKQRISATFAPKVGKRSLNLTNVIDTSIIGGIRLRVGNRIFDGSVSGKLSRIERQLVSQK comes from the coding sequence ATGAGTGATAATACGATCATTGCGAAACGTTACGCTACCGCTCTTTTTCAACTCGGACAAGAACAATCCAAACTGGACGTAATAGAAACTGAATTACGTGCACTGCATGTCATTTTCAAAGGTAATAAAGGGCTCGTCCAATTCCTTAAGCATCCTCGTTTGACAGTGGATGAAAAAAAGCAGCTGCTGAGCGATTCTTTGAAAGATTTTTCAAAGGAAACGGTTCACACCCTTATGCTGTTAATTGATCGTCATCGTGAAGAAATCATGATTGATATGATTGATCATTTCATCTTGAAAATGAATGATCTAAAAGGAATTGCAGACGCAACCGTTTATTCTGTGAGTGAACTTTCAGACGTTGAAAAACAACGTATTTCAGCAACGTTTGCACCAAAAGTCGGCAAACGTTCATTAAACCTTACAAATGTGATCGATACATCCATTATCGGAGGCATCCGTCTTCGTGTAGGCAATCGCATTTTTGATGGTTCTGTCAGCGGGAAACTTAGCCGAATCGAACGTCAGCTAGTTTCTCAGAAATAA
- the mreB gene encoding rod shape-determining protein — MFARDIGIDLGTANVLIHVRGKGIVLNEPSVVAMDKNTSKVLEVGEEARRMVGRTPGNIEATRPLKDGVIADFDVTEAMLKHFIQKINVRGFLSKPRMLICCPTNITKVEQKAIKEAAEKSGGKKIYLEEEPKVAAIGAGMEIFQPSGNMVVDIGGGTTDVAVISMGDIVTASSIKMAGDKFDNEILQYIKKHYKLLIGERTAESIKLSVATVFKGARNEEIDIRGRDMMTGLPRTITVNSEEIEASLREAVQTIVQAAKQVLERTPPELSADIIDRGVIMTGGGALLHGIDQLLAEELKVPVLVAEDPMDCVAKGTGMMLENIDKITRNKIS, encoded by the coding sequence ATGTTTGCAAGAGATATCGGAATAGACTTAGGAACAGCGAACGTACTTATTCATGTAAGAGGAAAAGGAATTGTTTTAAACGAACCGTCTGTGGTAGCGATGGACAAAAATACAAGTAAAGTCTTAGAAGTGGGTGAAGAAGCTCGTCGTATGGTGGGACGTACACCAGGTAATATCGAGGCTACCCGTCCGCTAAAAGACGGAGTAATTGCAGACTTCGATGTAACGGAAGCGATGCTGAAGCATTTTATTCAAAAAATAAACGTGCGCGGCTTTTTGTCTAAGCCTCGTATGCTGATTTGCTGCCCGACGAACATTACCAAGGTGGAACAAAAGGCAATTAAAGAAGCGGCTGAGAAATCCGGTGGTAAAAAGATTTACCTCGAAGAAGAGCCGAAAGTTGCAGCGATTGGAGCAGGAATGGAAATCTTCCAGCCGAGCGGGAATATGGTTGTTGACATCGGCGGCGGTACGACCGATGTCGCCGTCATTTCCATGGGCGATATCGTTACCGCTTCCTCTATCAAAATGGCGGGTGACAAATTCGACAACGAAATTCTTCAGTACATTAAGAAACATTATAAGCTCCTGATCGGTGAACGGACAGCCGAGAGCATTAAATTGAGCGTAGCGACTGTTTTCAAAGGAGCACGCAATGAAGAAATCGATATTCGCGGCCGTGATATGATGACGGGATTGCCACGCACGATCACGGTTAATTCAGAAGAAATTGAAGCCTCACTCCGTGAAGCTGTGCAAACCATCGTACAGGCAGCGAAGCAAGTCCTTGAACGTACACCACCGGAGCTGTCAGCTGACATCATCGATCGCGGTGTGATCATGACAGGCGGCGGTGCCCTTCTGCACGGCATTGATCAGCTGCTTGCAGAAGAACTGAAAGTCCCTGTATTAGTGGCGGAAGATCCAATGGATTGTGTGGCCAAAGGTACAGGCATGATGCTTGAAAATATTGATAAGATCACCCGCAATAAAATTAGCTAA
- the atpD gene encoding F0F1 ATP synthase subunit beta — MSKGRVTQIMGPVVDVTFDEGQLPEINNAVVVQSENGELTLEVALHLGDNSVRTVAMSSTEGVQRGTSVIDTGGPISVPVGDVTLGRVFSVLGEKIDLDEPLPSDVRRDPIHRQAPTFENLATETEILETGIKVVDLLAPYVKGGKIGLFGGAGVGKTVLIQELINNIAQEHGGISVFAGVGERTREGNDLYYEMKDSGVIAKTAMVFGQMNEPPGARMRVALTGLTMAEYFRDEQGQDVLFFIDNIFRFTQGGLEVSALLGRMPSAVGYQPTLATEMGQLQERITSTDKGSVTSIQAIYVPADDYTDPAPATTFAHLDATTNLERKLSEQGIYPAVDPLASTSRALDPEVVGSEHYEVAREVQQTLQRYKELQDIIAILGMDELGDDDKLTVARARRIQFFLSQNFHVAEQFTGQKGSYVPVAETVKGFKEILDGKHDDIPEDAFRLVGRIEDVVEKAKQMQ; from the coding sequence ATGAGTAAAGGACGCGTAACCCAAATTATGGGACCCGTAGTTGACGTAACTTTCGACGAAGGTCAACTCCCTGAGATTAATAACGCCGTGGTTGTACAATCTGAAAACGGCGAGCTGACACTAGAAGTTGCCCTTCACCTTGGGGACAACTCCGTACGTACCGTTGCGATGTCTTCCACAGAAGGCGTGCAGCGTGGAACGAGTGTTATCGATACAGGCGGACCGATTTCTGTACCTGTAGGCGATGTAACACTTGGACGCGTATTCAGCGTACTTGGTGAAAAAATCGACCTCGACGAGCCGCTTCCAAGCGACGTTCGCCGCGACCCGATTCACCGTCAGGCACCAACATTTGAAAACCTTGCAACAGAAACGGAAATTCTTGAAACAGGAATTAAAGTAGTAGACTTGCTAGCCCCTTATGTAAAAGGTGGTAAAATCGGTTTGTTCGGTGGTGCCGGAGTAGGGAAAACCGTTTTAATCCAGGAGCTTATTAACAACATCGCCCAAGAACACGGCGGTATTTCCGTATTCGCGGGTGTTGGTGAGCGTACTCGTGAAGGAAACGACTTGTATTATGAAATGAAAGATTCAGGCGTAATCGCGAAAACAGCCATGGTATTCGGTCAGATGAACGAACCACCTGGAGCTCGTATGCGTGTAGCCCTGACAGGTCTGACAATGGCCGAATACTTCCGTGATGAACAAGGACAGGACGTTCTGTTCTTTATTGATAACATTTTCCGCTTTACCCAAGGCGGACTAGAAGTATCAGCCTTGCTTGGCCGTATGCCATCTGCCGTTGGTTACCAGCCGACACTAGCAACAGAGATGGGTCAGCTGCAAGAACGTATCACTTCAACAGATAAAGGATCAGTTACATCCATCCAGGCGATTTACGTACCAGCCGATGACTATACAGATCCGGCGCCTGCGACAACATTCGCCCACTTAGATGCAACAACGAACCTTGAGCGTAAACTATCAGAGCAAGGAATTTACCCAGCTGTGGATCCACTTGCTTCTACATCTCGCGCTCTTGACCCAGAAGTTGTTGGAAGCGAACATTACGAGGTTGCTCGTGAAGTTCAACAAACCTTGCAGCGTTACAAAGAATTGCAAGATATCATCGCCATCCTTGGTATGGATGAACTAGGAGACGATGACAAGTTGACAGTTGCTCGTGCACGCCGCATCCAATTCTTCCTATCTCAGAACTTCCACGTTGCTGAACAGTTCACAGGACAAAAAGGTTCCTACGTGCCTGTCGCTGAAACAGTAAAAGGATTCAAAGAGATTCTTGATGGTAAGCACGACGACATTCCTGAAGATGCCTTCCGCCTTGTCGGCCGCATCGAAGACGTTGTCGAAAAAGCTAAACAAATGCAATAA
- a CDS encoding peptidoglycan DD-metalloendopeptidase family protein, giving the protein MTKLKFKRLMRKKWIYPALYLSVAALVLVGVFWFQQSSNDVAEQVKDQNQTNVQDGSNAQDQESVPVTGQDENLQMPVADEQSASIVTKFFDYDATDEAQESALVLYNNKYYQSEGIDIAKGDGANFEVTASLSGTVTEVKEDPLYGNVVQISHDNEVSTVYASLSDVQVEAGSEVSQGDAIGQAGQNSFGQASGVHVHFEVRKDDEPLNPENFFGKAVSSIEAKEEKANAEEGTDASSEEDQPTNNQVEDPSTEIEPDGSTGDEGEMQPAPEQGQAPEQGADPTEGDAPTEGDAPTEGDAPTEGDAPTEGEGTPSEEAPSDDTEEPTPDEESSSSISSTQA; this is encoded by the coding sequence GTGACTAAATTAAAGTTTAAACGCTTAATGCGCAAGAAGTGGATCTATCCAGCTTTGTATCTGTCCGTAGCAGCTTTGGTGTTAGTAGGAGTGTTTTGGTTCCAGCAAAGTTCAAATGATGTAGCGGAACAGGTGAAGGATCAAAATCAAACCAACGTACAAGACGGTTCAAACGCACAAGATCAAGAATCCGTTCCCGTAACTGGTCAGGATGAGAATTTACAAATGCCAGTTGCTGATGAGCAGTCAGCATCCATCGTAACAAAGTTCTTTGATTATGACGCAACAGACGAAGCGCAAGAAAGTGCACTGGTTCTTTACAACAATAAGTACTATCAGAGTGAAGGGATCGATATAGCAAAAGGTGACGGAGCTAATTTTGAAGTAACAGCTTCTCTATCAGGAACCGTTACTGAAGTGAAGGAGGATCCTCTTTACGGTAACGTCGTTCAAATCAGCCATGACAATGAGGTTTCAACTGTCTATGCTAGTCTATCTGATGTTCAAGTAGAAGCTGGATCTGAAGTGTCACAAGGGGACGCTATCGGTCAAGCGGGCCAGAATTCTTTTGGCCAGGCAAGCGGTGTTCACGTTCATTTCGAGGTTAGAAAAGACGATGAGCCACTGAATCCGGAAAACTTCTTTGGAAAAGCAGTTAGTAGTATTGAAGCAAAAGAAGAGAAAGCAAATGCTGAAGAAGGAACTGACGCTTCTAGTGAAGAGGACCAGCCGACAAATAATCAAGTAGAGGACCCATCTACTGAGATCGAACCAGATGGATCTACTGGTGATGAAGGTGAAATGCAGCCGGCTCCTGAACAAGGACAGGCTCCTGAACAAGGGGCGGACCCAACTGAAGGAGACGCTCCAACTGAAGGAGACGCTCCAACTGAAGGGGATGCTCCAACCGAAGGAGACGCTCCGACTGAAGGAGAAGGTACTCCATCCGAAGAAGCTCCATCTGATGACACGGAAGAACCGACACCAGATGAGGAAAGCTCTTCATCCATTTCATCCACACAGGCATAA
- the atpA gene encoding F0F1 ATP synthase subunit alpha — protein sequence MSIKAEEISALIKQQIANYESDIEVNDVGTVIEVGDGIARAHGLDNCMAGELVEFSNGVMGLAQNLEESNVGLVILGPFTDIKEGDEVRRTGRIMQIPTGENMLGRVVNPLGQPVDGHGPIETSNTRPIEAPAPGVMDRKSVDEPLQTGIKAIDALVPIGRGQRELIIGDRQTGKTSVAVDTILNQHDQDMVCIYVAIGQKESTVRGTVETLRRHGALDYTIVVTASASQPAPLLYLAPYAGVTLGEEFMYNGKNVLVVYDDLSKQAAAYRELSLLLRRPPGREAFPGDVFYLHSRLLERAAKLSDAKGGGSLTALPFVETQAGDISAYIPTNVISITDGQIFLQSDLFFSGVRPAINAGLSVSRVGGSAQIKAMKKVAGTLRLDLASFRELEAFAQFGSDLDKSTQAKLNRGARTVEVLKQGLHEPLAVEKQVMIIFALTKGHLDEIPVEDITRFESEFHIWLDNNRKELLQQIRQTGKLADEDEMHGAVKEFKKTFVVSN from the coding sequence ATGAGCATCAAAGCTGAAGAAATCAGTGCTCTGATTAAGCAGCAAATTGCAAACTACGAATCAGATATTGAAGTCAACGATGTAGGTACAGTTATCGAGGTTGGTGACGGTATCGCTCGTGCTCATGGTCTTGACAACTGTATGGCCGGAGAGCTTGTTGAATTTTCTAACGGTGTCATGGGATTGGCACAAAACTTAGAAGAAAGTAATGTTGGTCTTGTTATCCTTGGACCATTCACAGATATTAAAGAAGGCGATGAAGTTCGCCGTACGGGACGCATCATGCAGATTCCTACAGGTGAGAATATGCTTGGGCGTGTCGTTAACCCTCTAGGGCAGCCAGTTGACGGTCATGGTCCGATTGAAACGAGCAACACTCGTCCAATCGAAGCACCAGCTCCAGGAGTTATGGATCGTAAATCCGTTGATGAGCCGCTTCAAACAGGTATTAAGGCGATTGACGCACTTGTACCAATTGGCCGTGGACAGCGTGAGTTAATTATCGGGGACCGTCAAACAGGTAAAACATCTGTTGCAGTCGATACAATCTTGAACCAGCACGATCAGGATATGGTCTGTATTTATGTGGCTATCGGTCAAAAAGAATCAACTGTTCGAGGCACAGTGGAAACACTGCGCCGTCATGGAGCGCTTGATTATACGATCGTTGTGACAGCAAGTGCATCCCAACCTGCACCGCTTCTTTACCTTGCACCATACGCTGGGGTAACGCTTGGTGAAGAATTTATGTACAACGGCAAAAACGTGCTCGTCGTATACGATGACCTTTCTAAGCAAGCAGCCGCTTATCGTGAGCTTTCCTTGCTGCTTCGTCGCCCGCCAGGCCGTGAAGCATTCCCAGGGGATGTATTCTACTTGCACTCCCGTTTACTTGAGCGTGCAGCTAAACTTAGTGATGCGAAAGGCGGCGGTTCTTTAACTGCACTCCCATTCGTAGAAACACAAGCCGGCGACATCTCAGCCTATATTCCAACAAACGTTATTTCCATTACAGATGGACAAATTTTCTTACAGTCAGATCTATTCTTCTCAGGTGTGCGTCCAGCGATCAACGCCGGACTATCCGTATCTCGTGTAGGTGGTTCTGCACAGATCAAAGCTATGAAGAAGGTAGCCGGTACGCTTCGTCTTGACTTAGCATCTTTCCGTGAACTAGAGGCGTTTGCCCAATTCGGTTCTGACCTTGATAAATCAACACAAGCTAAGCTTAACCGTGGTGCCCGTACAGTAGAAGTACTGAAGCAAGGACTTCACGAGCCGCTAGCTGTTGAAAAACAAGTTATGATCATTTTTGCCCTAACTAAAGGACATTTAGATGAAATTCCAGTCGAGGATATCACTCGTTTTGAGTCTGAATTCCACATTTGGTTAGATAACAACCGTAAAGAACTTCTTCAGCAAATCCGCCAGACAGGTAAATTGGCAGATGAAGATGAAATGCACGGGGCTGTTAAAGAGTTCAAGAAGACCTTTGTCGTTTCTAATTAA
- a CDS encoding F0F1 ATP synthase subunit epsilon, whose amino-acid sequence MKTLTVSVVTPDGPILEDAYDMVSCKAESGELGIMPGHIPMVAPLSISAVRLKGKGQSDRIAVSGGFLEVRPDKVTILAQSAERPSDIDIDRARKAKERAEQRMANKQSDIDMRRAELSLKRAINRLDVHDNNF is encoded by the coding sequence ATGAAGACACTAACGGTGAGTGTTGTCACTCCTGATGGCCCGATACTAGAAGACGCATACGACATGGTTAGCTGTAAAGCGGAAAGCGGGGAGCTAGGCATTATGCCCGGACACATCCCAATGGTCGCCCCCTTATCCATCAGCGCCGTTCGTCTCAAAGGGAAAGGACAATCAGATCGAATTGCCGTAAGTGGCGGGTTCCTTGAAGTCCGCCCAGACAAAGTAACTATCCTGGCACAATCCGCTGAGAGACCTTCCGACATTGATATCGACCGTGCCCGCAAAGCCAAAGAACGTGCCGAGCAGCGCATGGCCAATAAACAATCCGATATCGACATGAGAAGGGCTGAACTGTCACTCAAAAGAGCCATTAACCGTTTAGACGTTCACGACAATAACTTCTAA